Proteins encoded in a region of the Methylosinus trichosporium OB3b genome:
- a CDS encoding glycosyltransferase family 2 protein, with protein MVDIAENSPPEISVAVPVFNEAQNLGPLAARLTAALEACARSFEIVFVDDGSSDATFETLRALNAVDPRIKAVSFSRNFGKEIAIAAGLDHARDAAVVLMDADLQHPPEVVPQFIAKWREGYKNVYGVRRDRSSDPPLRNLFANLFYGLFDRFGETSLPRGAGDFRLLDRQAIDALSRMRERARFSKGLFAWIGFKSVGVPFDVEERASGRSKFSYGKLIRFALDGLMSFSSAPLKIWAYVGMGVSAFALAMAAFYFWRTVIYGVDVPGYASLIVSIAFFGGMQLFSLGVLGEYIALIFAEVKGRPLYLVAERLGVEER; from the coding sequence ATGGTCGATATAGCCGAAAATTCGCCGCCGGAAATATCCGTGGCCGTTCCCGTCTTCAACGAGGCGCAAAATCTGGGCCCGCTGGCGGCGCGGCTGACGGCGGCTCTCGAGGCCTGCGCCCGCTCCTTCGAGATCGTCTTCGTCGACGACGGCTCGAGCGACGCCACCTTCGAGACGCTGCGCGCCCTCAACGCCGTCGATCCGCGGATCAAGGCGGTGTCCTTCAGCCGAAACTTCGGCAAGGAGATCGCTATCGCCGCAGGGCTGGACCATGCGCGCGACGCCGCCGTGGTGCTGATGGACGCCGATCTGCAGCATCCGCCCGAGGTGGTGCCACAATTCATCGCCAAATGGCGGGAGGGTTACAAGAACGTCTATGGCGTGCGCCGCGACCGCTCCAGCGATCCGCCTCTGCGCAACCTGTTCGCCAATCTGTTCTACGGCCTGTTCGACCGCTTCGGCGAGACCTCTCTCCCACGCGGCGCCGGCGACTTCCGCCTGCTCGACCGCCAGGCCATCGACGCGCTGTCGCGCATGCGCGAGCGGGCGCGCTTCTCCAAGGGCCTGTTCGCCTGGATCGGCTTCAAATCGGTCGGCGTCCCCTTCGACGTCGAGGAGCGCGCCTCGGGCCGCTCGAAATTCAGCTATGGCAAGCTGATCCGTTTCGCGCTCGACGGACTCATGTCCTTCTCCTCGGCGCCCTTGAAGATCTGGGCCTATGTCGGCATGGGCGTCTCGGCCTTCGCGCTCGCCATGGCCGCTTTCTATTTCTGGCGCACGGTCATCTATGGCGTCGATGTTCCCGGCTACGCCTCGCTCATCGTCTCGATCGCCTTTTTCGGCGGCATGCAATTGTTCTCGCTGGGCGTGCTCGGCGAATATATCGCGCTGATCTTCGCCGAGGTGAAAGGCCGCCCGCTCTATCTCGTCGCCGAGCGGCTCGGAGTGGAGGAGCGGTGA
- a CDS encoding ChbG/HpnK family deacetylase yields MAARSITLCADDYGLSMGVSHGILEALEAGRLSAVSAMTNGLVWPAMGCELARRRLDADIGLHFNLTLGAPLSPMPKFAPNGMLPPVGEVIRAAMRGRLPMDEIKTEIERQLDRFIAVMGRAPDHLDGHQHVHALPGIRTALLDALERRDLGGRVWLRDAGDKLFRIVLRGSDMRKALAVRAIGRGFEREARERGFPLNDGFAGFSDFDPEGDYAARFENYLRAPGERHLVMCHPGRVDQDLIALDPVTVTREQELAFLLSPVFEEVMTLRGARLGRLGRA; encoded by the coding sequence ATGGCGGCGAGATCGATCACGCTCTGCGCGGATGATTATGGTTTGTCGATGGGCGTCAGCCACGGCATTCTCGAGGCGCTCGAGGCGGGCCGGCTCTCGGCCGTCTCGGCGATGACCAATGGCCTGGTCTGGCCGGCGATGGGCTGCGAGCTGGCGCGTCGGCGGCTCGACGCCGATATCGGCCTGCATTTCAATCTGACGCTCGGCGCGCCTCTGTCGCCGATGCCGAAATTCGCGCCCAACGGAATGCTGCCGCCGGTCGGCGAGGTGATTCGCGCCGCCATGCGCGGCCGGCTGCCGATGGACGAGATCAAGACCGAGATCGAGCGCCAGCTCGACCGCTTCATCGCCGTGATGGGCCGCGCGCCCGACCATCTCGACGGCCATCAGCATGTGCATGCGCTGCCGGGAATCCGCACGGCGCTGCTCGACGCGCTGGAGCGCCGCGACCTCGGCGGCCGCGTATGGCTGCGCGACGCCGGAGACAAGCTGTTTCGCATCGTCCTGCGCGGCTCGGACATGCGCAAGGCGCTGGCGGTGCGCGCCATCGGCCGCGGCTTCGAGCGCGAGGCCAGGGAGCGCGGCTTTCCGCTCAATGACGGCTTCGCCGGCTTCTCGGACTTCGATCCAGAGGGCGATTATGCGGCGCGCTTCGAAAATTATCTGCGCGCGCCGGGCGAGCGCCATCTCGTGATGTGCCATCCCGGCCGCGTGGACCAGGACCTCATCGCGCTCGATCCGGTGACGGTGACGCGCGAGCAGGAGCTCGCCTTTCTGCTCTCGCCCGTGTTCGAGGAGGTGATGACGCTGCGCGGCGCGCGGCTCGGGCGGCTGGGGCGGGCGTGA